CGTCCGGGCGGTACCAGGTCGACAGGTGGTGGACGGACCCGAAGTGGTAGTCCACGACGAGATCGGCCGGGGTCGCCTTCGAGAAGACGCCCGCTTCCTGGCCCTCCTCGATGAGCGCGCGGAACCGCTCGTGGTACTTCCGCCGCTCGGCGCGCACCTGCTTGTTCTTCTCGGGGCTCAGGTGGTGCATCGAGCGGAAGAAGATCATCGCGTCGTCGAGGTTCTCGATCGTGGTGACGACGACGTCGGCCGCCGCCGCCCGAAGCCGCTTCTCGATCGGCTCGTCGGCGTTCGCGAGCGCGTCGAGGCGCTCCTGCTGCACGCGCAGCACGCGCGCGTACACCTCGTGCAGGAGGTCGTCCTTGGAGCCGAAGTAGTGGTACAGCGCCCCCTTGGTGACGCCGGCCGCCTCGAC
This portion of the Streptomyces canus genome encodes:
- a CDS encoding TetR/AcrR family transcriptional regulator produces the protein MPRTTDGDGTPVPQRLLAAATRLFAEQGYDRTSVQEIVEAAGVTKGALYHYFGSKDDLLHEVYARVLRVQQERLDALANADEPIEKRLRAAAADVVVTTIENLDDAMIFFRSMHHLSPEKNKQVRAERRKYHERFRALIEEGQEAGVFSKATPADLVVDYHFGSVHHLSTWYRPDGPMGPQEVADHLADLLLRALRP